DNA sequence from the Bacteroidota bacterium genome:
TGGTGTTGATGATTGATTAGTGCAGGATTCTGCAAAGCAGAACTTATATCATTATCATAAACAGAAATAAAGTTTCCACCCATTGATGCAGTTCGTGCATCTGCAGAGATGTTAAGAGATTGAAAAGCAGTTTTGCCACCAGACTGTGATTGTGTTTCAAATACAATCGTTAATGAAACATAAAGAGTAAAACAAAAGTAACGCACCATGTGACTATATCTAATATTAACGAATCTCCGAAACATTTTTAATCCAAATATTACTTACTAAATTCTAAATCCCAAATAAAGCATGTTTCAAAATTGTCCTTGCTTTTTTTAAAACTGGAATGCTAAGCTTACATAATTTACTATTAAAAGGGCAAAAAGGTAAACGCTCTTAACTCGTGTTTATTGTCGCTTAATACAGTTTGAACTTTTGCATCATTTTATTAACTTCCTTTTTGACTAATGCAATTTCTGTCAAGTTACCAGATTTGGTAATTACCTTATCAATTAATTTAACCGATTTAATAGCATCTTTTTCTTTGAACCCACGAGTGGTCATTGCTGCAGCCCCTATTCGAATGCCGGATGTAACAAAAGGAGATTTATCATCAAATGGAACCATGTTTTTATTTACGGTAATATCAGCCTGAACCAGAGCTTGTTCTGCATCTTTTCCAGTAATTCCTTTACTGCGCAGGTCAATCAACATCATATGATTATCTGTTCCTCCCGATATTACTTTATATCCAAGACTTATGAACGCATTAGCCATGGCTCTTGCATTTTTTACAACCTGAAGGCAGTAACGCATATAGTCATCAGACAATGCTTCGTGAAAGGCTATTGCTTTGGCTGCAATAACATGCTCAAGTGGTCCGCCTTGTGTGCCAGGAAAAACAGCGCCATCCATAAGTGAAGTCATGCTTCGTATTTCTCCTTTTAGCGTTTTAATGCCATATGGATTAGCAAAGTCATTACCCATAAGAATCATTCCGCCACGAGGACCTCTTAGTGTTTTATGCGTGGTAGTAGTAACTACATGGCAATGTGGTACAGGGTCATTTAAAAGTCCTCGAGCTATAAGACCTGCCGGATGAGAAATATCTGCTAGAAGTATTGCACCAATATTGTCAGCTATTTTTCGAAATTTAATATAATCCCAATCGCGGGAATATGCTGAAGCTCCGCATATAATAAGTTTAGGCCTTTCCTTTTTTGCTTTTGCTTCAACCAGATCATAATTAATCAATCCAGTACTTTGATCTACACCATAGAAAGATGGTTTGTATAATTTTCCAGAAAAATTAACCGGGCTTCCATGCGTAAGATGCCCTCCATGTGATAGGTCAAAACCGAGGAGCTTATCGCCTGCATTTAATGTAGCAAGCATTACTGCTGCATTAGCTTGTGCGCCACTATGTGGCTGCACATTTGCCCATTTTGCATTAAATAATTCTTTAGCCCTATCAATAGCCAATTGTTCTATAACATCTACCACTTCGCAACCTCCGTAATATCTTTTACCCGGAAGTCCTTCTGCATATTTGTTTGTAAGACAAGTACCCATAGCCGCCATCACATCTTTGCCAACAAAGTTTTCTGATGCAATTAATTCTATTCCATGTCTTTGTCTTGAAAGCTCCGCTTTAACCAGGCTCCAAACCTCAGTATCCTTTTTTATCATAAATCTAAATTTAAAAAAAATGTGCCGCAAAGTAATACAAAATTTGAAAGTTACAGTTGCAACAAAATAAGCTAATCTAACCCCGTTCAAAACCTAGCTACTAAG
Encoded proteins:
- a CDS encoding serine hydroxymethyltransferase; the protein is MIKKDTEVWSLVKAELSRQRHGIELIASENFVGKDVMAAMGTCLTNKYAEGLPGKRYYGGCEVVDVIEQLAIDRAKELFNAKWANVQPHSGAQANAAVMLATLNAGDKLLGFDLSHGGHLTHGSPVNFSGKLYKPSFYGVDQSTGLINYDLVEAKAKKERPKLIICGASAYSRDWDYIKFRKIADNIGAILLADISHPAGLIARGLLNDPVPHCHVVTTTTHKTLRGPRGGMILMGNDFANPYGIKTLKGEIRSMTSLMDGAVFPGTQGGPLEHVIAAKAIAFHEALSDDYMRYCLQVVKNARAMANAFISLGYKVISGGTDNHMMLIDLRSKGITGKDAEQALVQADITVNKNMVPFDDKSPFVTSGIRIGAAAMTTRGFKEKDAIKSVKLIDKVITKSGNLTEIALVKKEVNKMMQKFKLY